The following are encoded together in the Streptomyces tsukubensis genome:
- a CDS encoding NAD(P)/FAD-dependent oxidoreductase codes for MVDAHQTFVIVGGGLAGAKAAETLRAEGFTGRVILVCDERDHPYERPSLSKGYLLGKEERDSVFVHDPAWYAGADVELHLGQPAVQLDRAEHTVTLGDGTLLRYDKLLLATGSEPRRLDIPGTDLAGVHHLRRLAHAERLRRVLATLGRDNGHLLIAGGGWIGLEVAAAARGYGAEVTVVEPQATPLHQAVGPEVGRLFADLHRDHGVRFHFGASLTEISGQDGMVLAAHTDDGEEHPAHDVLAAIGAAPRTALAEAAGLTLAGPDAGGGISVDTSLRTSDPDIYAAGDVASVPLAFFPGADQHGTPLRVEHWANALNGGPAAARAMLGQDVTYDRVPYFFSDQYDVGIEYSGYAPPGSYDQVLIRGDAGKRQFIAFWLSEGRVLAGMNVNVWDVTGPIQELIRSGARPDPHALADPSIDFASLPMD; via the coding sequence GTGGTCGACGCGCATCAGACGTTCGTCATCGTCGGAGGAGGGCTGGCCGGCGCCAAGGCGGCCGAGACGCTTCGCGCCGAGGGGTTCACCGGCCGGGTGATCCTCGTCTGCGACGAGCGCGACCACCCCTACGAACGCCCGTCGCTCTCCAAGGGATACCTGCTCGGCAAGGAGGAGCGCGACAGCGTCTTCGTGCACGATCCCGCCTGGTACGCGGGGGCGGACGTCGAACTGCACCTGGGTCAGCCCGCCGTCCAGCTGGATCGCGCCGAGCACACCGTCACCCTTGGAGACGGCACTCTGCTGCGCTACGACAAACTGCTGCTCGCCACCGGTTCCGAGCCGCGCAGGCTCGACATCCCCGGCACCGACCTCGCCGGCGTCCACCACCTGCGGCGCCTGGCCCACGCCGAGCGGCTGCGCAGGGTCCTCGCCACCCTGGGCAGGGACAACGGCCATCTGCTGATCGCGGGCGGCGGTTGGATCGGACTTGAGGTCGCGGCGGCCGCACGCGGATACGGAGCCGAGGTCACCGTCGTCGAACCCCAGGCGACGCCACTGCACCAGGCCGTCGGCCCCGAGGTCGGCAGGCTCTTCGCCGATCTGCACCGTGACCACGGTGTGCGGTTCCACTTCGGCGCCAGTCTCACCGAGATCAGCGGCCAGGACGGCATGGTCCTCGCCGCCCACACCGACGACGGCGAGGAACACCCCGCCCACGACGTGCTCGCCGCGATCGGCGCGGCCCCGCGCACCGCGCTGGCGGAAGCGGCGGGTCTCACCCTCGCGGGGCCCGACGCGGGCGGCGGCATCTCCGTCGACACGTCGCTGCGCACCTCGGACCCCGACATCTACGCCGCGGGCGACGTGGCCTCCGTGCCGCTCGCGTTCTTCCCCGGCGCCGACCAGCACGGCACCCCGCTGCGCGTCGAGCACTGGGCCAACGCGCTGAACGGCGGCCCGGCCGCGGCGCGCGCGATGCTCGGCCAGGACGTGACGTACGACCGGGTGCCGTACTTCTTCTCCGACCAGTACGACGTCGGCATCGAGTACTCCGGCTACGCGCCGCCCGGTTCGTACGACCAGGTCCTGATCCGGGGCGACGCGGGCAAGCGGCAGTTCATCGCGTTCTGGCTGTCCGAGGGCCGGGTGCTCGCGGGGATGAACGTCAATGTGTGGGACGTCACAGGGCCGATCCAGGAGCTGATCAGGTCCGGCGCACGCCCCGATCCGCACGCCCTGGCCGACCCCTCGATCGACTTCGCATCGCTTCCCATGGACTGA
- a CDS encoding deoxyguanosinetriphosphate triphosphohydrolase, whose amino-acid sequence MNGTDGTSGTDSPGYTTGRHHTAGIPPRAPEARTDGPGHDDGRAHTDVRGHDDGRARTDTRGHDDGRRCDDARGYADAHGEEDSAAATERWAPEPDKRPGRTAFQRDRARVLHSSALRRLSGKTQVVTPGTRSRVWDASPRTRLTHSLECAQVGRELGAALGCDPDLVETACLAHDLGHPPFGHNGEQALNEVAADCGGFEGNAQSLRLLTRIEPKRFINSGPDNMQVSVGLNLTRASLDAATKYPWTRGGHPTDPDSVKFGVYEDDVPVFAWARRGAPAHTTCFEAQVMDWADDVAYSVHDFEDGLHAGHIDTAALSSAPERAEIWSVAIDRYVPADTDPQELSAALDRLTAQPWWPHGYDGSAPAQGRLKDATSQLIGRFCQHAETATREEYGTGRLTRYAARLVVPRSVRMECAVLKAVADLYVMQRVEQEVLRADQRIVVAELAAAMVARAPHGLDPQFAALFESAADDRARKRVVVDQIASLTDASARVLHAELTGANGGAR is encoded by the coding sequence ATGAACGGCACGGACGGCACGAGCGGCACCGACAGCCCGGGATACACGACCGGCCGGCACCACACGGCCGGCATCCCGCCCCGAGCACCCGAGGCCCGCACCGACGGCCCCGGTCACGACGACGGTCGCGCGCACACCGACGTACGTGGCCATGACGACGGTCGCGCTCGCACCGACACACGTGGCCATGACGACGGTCGCCGCTGTGACGACGCCCGCGGTTACGCCGACGCGCACGGTGAGGAAGACAGCGCGGCAGCCACCGAACGCTGGGCGCCCGAGCCCGACAAACGCCCCGGCCGCACCGCCTTCCAGCGCGACCGCGCCCGGGTGCTGCACTCCTCCGCGCTGCGCAGGCTCTCCGGCAAGACCCAGGTCGTGACCCCCGGCACCCGCAGCCGCGTGTGGGACGCGAGCCCGCGCACCCGGCTGACCCACTCCCTGGAGTGCGCGCAGGTCGGCAGGGAACTGGGCGCCGCCCTCGGCTGCGACCCCGACCTGGTGGAGACAGCCTGCCTCGCGCACGACCTGGGCCACCCGCCCTTCGGCCACAATGGCGAGCAGGCACTCAACGAGGTAGCCGCCGACTGCGGCGGGTTCGAGGGCAACGCGCAGTCGCTGCGGCTGCTCACCAGGATCGAGCCAAAGCGTTTCATCAACTCGGGGCCCGACAATATGCAGGTGAGCGTCGGGCTCAATCTGACCCGCGCCTCACTCGACGCCGCCACCAAATACCCCTGGACCCGCGGCGGTCACCCCACGGACCCGGACTCCGTCAAGTTCGGCGTCTACGAGGACGACGTGCCCGTCTTCGCGTGGGCCAGGCGCGGCGCTCCGGCCCACACCACCTGCTTCGAGGCCCAGGTCATGGACTGGGCTGACGATGTGGCGTACTCCGTGCACGACTTCGAGGACGGGCTGCACGCCGGTCACATCGACACAGCGGCGCTCTCCTCGGCCCCCGAGCGCGCCGAGATCTGGAGCGTGGCCATCGACCGCTACGTCCCCGCGGACACCGACCCGCAGGAGCTCTCCGCCGCCCTGGACCGGCTCACCGCGCAGCCCTGGTGGCCGCACGGCTACGACGGCTCCGCCCCGGCGCAGGGCCGCCTCAAGGACGCCACCAGCCAACTCATCGGCCGGTTCTGCCAGCACGCGGAGACAGCGACCCGCGAGGAGTACGGCACAGGACGCCTCACCCGGTACGCCGCCCGGCTCGTCGTCCCCCGCTCGGTCAGGATGGAGTGCGCGGTCCTCAAGGCCGTCGCCGACCTCTACGTCATGCAACGCGTCGAACAGGAAGTACTCCGCGCCGACCAGCGGATCGTGGTGGCCGAGCTGGCGGCTGCCATGGTGGCACGGGCCCCGCACGGGCTCGACCCCCAGTTCGCCGCCCTGTTCGAGTCGGCCGCCGACGACCGGGCGCGCAAACGGGTCGTCGTCGACCAGATCGCCTCGCTCACCGACGCCTCGGCCCGCGTGCTGCACGCGGAACTCACCGGCGCGAACGGGGGCGCGCGCTAG